A region of Paramormyrops kingsleyae isolate MSU_618 chromosome 17, PKINGS_0.4, whole genome shotgun sequence DNA encodes the following proteins:
- the LOC111833775 gene encoding pleckstrin homology-like domain family B member 1 isoform X16, producing the protein MRGAARAAAESIMDGCCHGVTEGHAFRSLLRSSLGLVGSPSRQELHVAEGVTDTLAGMEGVMQSWQAHQCFQSTPLDLIEMEKGLKVQAELPHLVSLGSGRLSTAVTLIPLPEGRTSLGSGAGMDISIQAPGMEAQHCYIENRAGIITLHPCGTQCAIDGLVTYTPVRLSQGCMVCLGQSSFFRFNHPEEADRMKSMIPDRDQGVRAQAGEAMPLQRSQGRAVRTGRTPTGAEDIVTGSSLFLPGASCEGAPHRSDCLHRDLQEIMDSLSPPAGPAALSLSSAARYSRSPPRSPPVSYSNNSSSAPSPLPLSSPSSVDGSSYSPPCLPLVPARSSSYHYTSQGPPSTPPHNQSYFLSFLGDGGPRDPPKLIGTGALTPPHGFQERPPSPSRSPCSPRGPHPSLESTVPTAQGQPSGGGVWGLRPPSPSLTRQLPQSPGQHRRPAGCRARSPSATPPGFFCGPSPLVGPYGQQEPRLPLLGGWESIGSIAEVSDSESDLLAYHQRQRDERLQEQEAERLERQRLETILNLCAEYNKGDLGVAEAVKAGFPFVGLGGACGRGPCVDVGDGVEQTQPESDEENLREESSSTESTHQEVKPPCEDPLESGSPELGDLEEERLRVLAQVDKLKNRVTELEKQLQESQEEADLEQALLQRERQGELERAEAEAQAIAQLQRRLSELDGAIQGEKEKVPCRLHSMDARAQKRYDPGESWGVDVLFCQGRASVGSDRRALDSLRGGLEELQSQLHGCPESLREQLQERLKRESELLDLETKRFEDLEFQQLEKESSLEDERETLSQKLLQEQAGYQSSLAHRKEKVAALESRASSLGLEVAQECERLSRERDHTLQLLDKEKERLSSLEKRCLSLNGGTNFSKCSPTKNEEYITVGQLKQIFGMPKVDAPTSPLAPSFQHSASCRTASPGFSPSLPYECDWVRSEMPSPDLEWWFQVLMAAGEAVPPCPPPLPPCPPPLPAKSLFSARSLQVYQGQTGSSVQYNAATLGRNRTTKSPLVASSNTGSLPRNLAVTLQGIEAKRQLALQQKGQQVIEEQRRRLAELRERAALEAQCQWEALRGSQSRLDAPPLLPGPAGIHHSILHHRRPSMGERPYDTVSLESSDSLDTSISTGDSSFPPDTFSSASVMDTLRMEEMERLLREAQLEKARLIESQVRESQARSELLEEERRKREEAERRLEEEMMLRQQLVEKEVKMRARNLSQARPMTRYLPNRKEEFDLRLHIESAGHNLTGCYDLMLTEKMCKGYLVKMGGKIKSWKKRWFVFDRMRRTFSYYVDKHESKLKGVIYFQAIEEVYYDHLRSATKKGLFNLNFANVCITAQSPNPALTFCVKTHDRLYYMVAPSSEAMRIWMDVIVTGAEGYTQFMT; encoded by the exons ATGAGGGGAGCAGCGAGAGCAGCGGCAGAAAGCATTATGGATGGATGCTGCCATGGTGTCACTGAGGGCCATGCTTTCAGGTCCTTACTCAGATCCTCACTTGGGCTCGTAGGGTCTCCGTCTAGGCAG GAGCTCCATGTGGCTGAGGGTGTGACTGACACTTTGGCAGGCATGGAGGGTGTGATGCAGAGCTGGCAGGCACACCAGTGCTTCCAG AGCACCCCTCTGGACCTGATTGAGATGGAGAAGGGACTGAAGGTCCAGGCGGAGCTCCCCCACCTGGTCAGTCTTGGAAGTGGCCGCCTCAGCACTGCCGTCACTCTAATACCTCTGCCTGAAG GCCGTACCTCGCTGGGCAGTGGAGCCGGCATGGACATCAGCATCCAGGCTCCTGGCATGGAGGCGCAGCATTGCTACATTGAGAACCGGGCAGGGATCATCACGCTGCATCCCTGCGGTACCCAGTGTGCCATTGACGGGCTGGTCACCTACACGCCTGTGCGCCTCTCGCAAG GCTGTATGGTGTGCCTTGGCCAATCATCCTTCTTTCGCTTCAACCACCCTGAAGAGGCTGACAGGATGAAGAGCATGATTCCAGATCGGGACCAAGGGGTCAGAGCCCAGGCAGGTGAGGCGATGCCCCTGCAGAGAAGCCAAGGGAGAGCTGTTAGGACAGGAAGGACCCCTACAG GTGCAGAGGATATTGTGACTGGGAGCAGTCTGTTCCTGCCAGGAGCCTCCTGTGAGGGAGCTCCCCATCGCAGCGACTGTTTGCATAGGGACCTGCAGGAGATCATGGACTCCctatcgccccctgcaggccctGCCGCGCTCTCTCTGAGCAGTGCGGCTCGGTATTCAAGGTCCCCCCCCAGGAGCCCGCCAGTGAGCTACAGCAATAATAGCAGTTCAGCTCCTTCGCCCCTACCTCTCTCCTCCCCGTCGTCAGTGGATGGCTCCAGCTACAGCCCCCCCTGCTTGCCCCTGGTGCCGGCCCGCTCTTCCAGCTACCATTATACCTCCCAGGGCCCCCCAAGCACACCCCCCCACAATCAGTCGTATTTCCTCTCCTTCCTGGGTGATGGGGGCCCCAGAGACCCGCCCAAACTGATTGGCACAGGggcactgacccccccccatgGCTTTCAGGAgcgcccccccagcccctcacGATCGCCCTGCTCCCCCCGGGGCCCCCATCCTTCACTCGAGTCCACAGTGCCCACTGCCCAGGGACAGCCCAGTGGTGGAGGCGTTTGGGGGCTgcgcccccccagcccatcccTAACCAGGCAGCTGCCGCAGAGCCCCGGGCAGCATCGCAGACCAGCCGGGTGCCGAGCGCGCAGCCCGTCCGCAACACCACCGGGCTTTTTCTGCGGCCCCTCCCCCCTCGTCGGCCCCTATGGGCAGCAGGAGCCAAGGCTCCCCCTGCTGGGTGGGTGGGAAAGCATAGGTAGCATCGCTGAGGTCAGCGACAGCGAGAGCGATCTGCTGGCGTACCATCAGCGGCAACGTGATGAGCGACTCCAAGAGCAGGAGGCGGAGAGGCTG GAACGCCAGCGTCTTGAGACTATCCTGAACCTGTGTGCTGAGTACAACAAGGGAGATCTGGGTGTAGCTGAGGCCGTGAAAGCAGGCTTTCCATTCGTTGGTCTGGGTGGGGCCTGCGGCAGGGGGCCTTGCGTGGATGTGGGGGACGGTGTGGAGCAAACGCAGCCAGAGAGCGATGAGGAGAACCTCAGGGAGGAGAGCAGCAGCACAGAAAGCACCCACCAAGAGGTGAAGCCCCCA TGCGAGGACCCACTGGAATCTGGGTCCCCGGAGTTGGGAGACCTAGAAGAAGAACGGCTGCGAGTCCTGGCCCAAGTGGACAAGCTGAAGAACAGAGTTACGGAACTGGAGAAGCAGCTGCAGGAGTCCCAGGAGGAG GCAGATCTGGAGCAGGCGCTGCTGCAGAGGGAGCGGCAGGGGGAGCTAGAGCGGGCAGAAGCAGAGGCACAGGCCATCGCACAGCTGCAGCGCAGGCTGAGCGAGTTGGACGGCGCCATCCAGGGCGAGAAAGAGAAGGTACCATGCCGTTTACATAGCATGGATGCCAGGGCGCAGAAACGTTACGATCCAGGTGAATCCTGGGGGGtggatgttttgttttgtcaggGAAGGGCGAGTGTCGGATCAGATCGGCGGGCACTGGACAGTCTGCGTGGGGGCttggaggagctgcagagtcAGCTGCACGGGTGCCCCGAGTCCCTGAGAGAGCAGTTGCAGGAGCGACTGAAGCGG GAGTCGGAGCTCCTGGACTTGGAGACCAAGCGTTTTGAGGACCTGGAATTCCAGCAGCTGGAGAAGGAGAGCAGCCTGGAGGACGAGCGGGAAACTCTGAGTCAAAAGCTGCTGCAGGAGCAGGCCGGGTACCAGAGCAGCTTGGCCCACAGAAAG GAGAAAGTGGCGGCACTGGAGAGCCGGGCCAGCAGCCTTGGACTGGAGGTGGCCCAGGAGTGTGAGAGGCTCAGCCGGGAGCGGGACCATACCCTCCAGCTACTGGACAAG GAGAAGGAGAGGCTCTCTAGCCTGGAGAAAAGGTGCCTGAGTCTCAACGGAGGGACAAATTTCTCTAAATGTTCCCCTACCAAGAATGAG GAGTACATCACAGTCGGACAGCTGAAGCAGATCTTTGGGATGCCGAAGGTCGATGCCCCCACCAGCCCACTCGCCCCATCATTCCAGCACTCTGCTTCCTGTCGCACAGCTTCAcctggcttctctccctccCTACCATATGAG TGTGACTGGGTTAGGTCTGAGATGCCCTCTCCAGATTTAGAGTGGTGGTTCCAGGTGCTCATGGCTGCTGGGGAGGCTGTTCCACCTTGCCCCCCACCTCTCCCACCTTGCCCCCCACCTCTCCCAGCTAAATCTCTTTTCTCTGCCCGGTCCCTGCAG GTGTATCAAGGGCAGACAGGGTCTTCAGTGCAATACAACGCAGCCACTCTGGGACGTAACCGTACAACTAAG AGCCCCCTGGTGGCCTCTAGCAACACTGGCAGCCTTCCACGAAACCTGGCCGTTACCCTGCAAGGTATCGAGGCCAAGAGGCAGCTGGCCTTACAGCAGAAAG GGCAGCAGGTGATCGAGGAGCAGCGGCGGCGGCTGGCTGAGCTGAGGGAGCGTGCCGCGCTGGAAGCACAGTGCCAGTGGGAGGCGCTGCGCGGGTCACAGTCCCGGCTTGACGCCCCTCCCCTGCTGCCTGGGCCTGCTGGGATACATCACTCTATCCTGCACCACCGGCGCCCCTCAATGGGAGAGAGGCCATACGACACGGTGAGCCTGGAGAGCTCCGACAGCCTGGACACCAGCATCTCCACTGGTGACAGCTCCTTTCCCCCAGACACTTTCTCCAG TGCCAGCGTGATGGACACCCTGCGGATGGAGGAGATGGAGAGGCTGCTACGAGAGGCCCAGCTCGAGAAGGCCAGGCTCATTGAGAGCCAG GTGAGGGAGAGCCAAGCCAGGAGTGAGCTGCTGGAGGAGGAGCGCAGGAAGCGGGAGGAGGCAGAGAGGAGGCTAGAGGAGGAGATGATGTTGAGACAGCAGCTAGTGGAGAAGGAGGTGAAGATGAGGGCCAGGAACCTGTCTCAG GCGCGTCCCATGACCCGCTACCTGCCCAACCGCAAGGAGGAATTTGACCTGCGCTTGCACATCGAGTCCGCCGGCCATAACCTCACCGGCTGCTATGACTTGATGCTCACCGAGAAGATGTGCAAGGGCTACCTGGTCAAGATGGGAGGCAAAATCAAGTCGTGGAAGAAGCGCTGGTTTGTCTTTGACCGCATGAGGAGGACCTTCTCCTATTATGTGG ACAAGCACGAGAGCAAACTAAAGGGAGTCATTTACTTTCAAGCCATCGAGGAAGTCTATTACGACCACCTACGCAGCGCGACCAAG AAAGGACTTTTCAACCTGAATTTTGCCAATGTATGTATCACAGCCCAG AGCCCGAATCCTGCACTGACCTTTTGTGTGAAGACGCATGACCGGCTCTACTACATGGTGGCTCCATCCTCGGAGGCCATGCGCATCTGGATGGACGTCATAGTAACGGGTGCAGAAGGGTACACACAGTTCATGACCTGA
- the LOC111833775 gene encoding pleckstrin homology-like domain family B member 1 isoform X20, whose translation MRGAARAAAESIMDGCCHGVTEGHAFRSLLRSSLGLVGSPSRQELHVAEGVTDTLAGMEGVMQSWQAHQCFQSTPLDLIEMEKGLKVQAELPHLVSLGSGRLSTAVTLIPLPEGRTSLGSGAGMDISIQAPGMEAQHCYIENRAGIITLHPCGTQCAIDGLVTYTPVRLSQGCMVCLGQSSFFRFNHPEEADRMKSMIPDRDQGVRAQAGEAMPLQRSQGRAVRTGRTPTGAEDIVTGSSLFLPGASCEGAPHRSDCLHRDLQEIMDSLSPPAGPAALSLSSAARYSRSPPRSPPVSYSNNSSSAPSPLPLSSPSSVDGSSYSPPCLPLVPARSSSYHYTSQGPPSTPPHNQSYFLSFLGDGGPRDPPKLIGTGALTPPHGFQERPPSPSRSPCSPRGPHPSLESTVPTAQGQPSGGGVWGLRPPSPSLTRQLPQSPGQHRRPAGCRARSPSATPPGFFCGPSPLVGPYGQQEPRLPLLGGWESIGSIAEVSDSESDLLAYHQRQRDERLQEQEAERLERQRLETILNLCAEYNKGDLGVAEAVKAGFPFVGLGGACGRGPCVDVGDGVEQTQPESDEENLREESSSTESTHQEVKPPCEDPLESGSPELGDLEEERLRVLAQVDKLKNRVTELEKQLQESQEEADLEQALLQRERQGELERAEAEAQAIAQLQRRLSELDGAIQGEKEKVPCRLHSMDARAQKRYDPGESWGVDVLFCQGRASVGSDRRALDSLRGGLEELQSQLHGCPESLREQLQERLKRESELLDLETKRFEDLEFQQLEKESSLEDERETLSQKLLQEQAGYQSSLAHRKEKVAALESRASSLGLEVAQECERLSRERDHTLQLLDKEKERLSSLEKRCLSLNGGTNFSKCSPTKNEVYQGQTGSSVQYNAATLGRNRTTKSPLVASSNTGSLPRNLAVTLQGIEAKRQLALQQKGQQVIEEQRRRLAELRERAALEAQCQWEALRGSQSRLDAPPLLPGPAGIHHSILHHRRPSMGERPYDTVSLESSDSLDTSISTGDSSFPPDTFSSASVMDTLRMEEMERLLREAQLEKARLIESQVRESQARSELLEEERRKREEAERRLEEEMMLRQQLVEKEVKMRARNLSQARPMTRYLPNRKEEFDLRLHIESAGHNLTGCYDLMLTEKMCKGYLVKMGGKIKSWKKRWFVFDRMRRTFSYYVDKHESKLKGVIYFQAIEEVYYDHLRSATKKGLFNLNFANVCITAQSPNPALTFCVKTHDRLYYMVAPSSEAMRIWMDVIVTGAEGYTQFMT comes from the exons ATGAGGGGAGCAGCGAGAGCAGCGGCAGAAAGCATTATGGATGGATGCTGCCATGGTGTCACTGAGGGCCATGCTTTCAGGTCCTTACTCAGATCCTCACTTGGGCTCGTAGGGTCTCCGTCTAGGCAG GAGCTCCATGTGGCTGAGGGTGTGACTGACACTTTGGCAGGCATGGAGGGTGTGATGCAGAGCTGGCAGGCACACCAGTGCTTCCAG AGCACCCCTCTGGACCTGATTGAGATGGAGAAGGGACTGAAGGTCCAGGCGGAGCTCCCCCACCTGGTCAGTCTTGGAAGTGGCCGCCTCAGCACTGCCGTCACTCTAATACCTCTGCCTGAAG GCCGTACCTCGCTGGGCAGTGGAGCCGGCATGGACATCAGCATCCAGGCTCCTGGCATGGAGGCGCAGCATTGCTACATTGAGAACCGGGCAGGGATCATCACGCTGCATCCCTGCGGTACCCAGTGTGCCATTGACGGGCTGGTCACCTACACGCCTGTGCGCCTCTCGCAAG GCTGTATGGTGTGCCTTGGCCAATCATCCTTCTTTCGCTTCAACCACCCTGAAGAGGCTGACAGGATGAAGAGCATGATTCCAGATCGGGACCAAGGGGTCAGAGCCCAGGCAGGTGAGGCGATGCCCCTGCAGAGAAGCCAAGGGAGAGCTGTTAGGACAGGAAGGACCCCTACAG GTGCAGAGGATATTGTGACTGGGAGCAGTCTGTTCCTGCCAGGAGCCTCCTGTGAGGGAGCTCCCCATCGCAGCGACTGTTTGCATAGGGACCTGCAGGAGATCATGGACTCCctatcgccccctgcaggccctGCCGCGCTCTCTCTGAGCAGTGCGGCTCGGTATTCAAGGTCCCCCCCCAGGAGCCCGCCAGTGAGCTACAGCAATAATAGCAGTTCAGCTCCTTCGCCCCTACCTCTCTCCTCCCCGTCGTCAGTGGATGGCTCCAGCTACAGCCCCCCCTGCTTGCCCCTGGTGCCGGCCCGCTCTTCCAGCTACCATTATACCTCCCAGGGCCCCCCAAGCACACCCCCCCACAATCAGTCGTATTTCCTCTCCTTCCTGGGTGATGGGGGCCCCAGAGACCCGCCCAAACTGATTGGCACAGGggcactgacccccccccatgGCTTTCAGGAgcgcccccccagcccctcacGATCGCCCTGCTCCCCCCGGGGCCCCCATCCTTCACTCGAGTCCACAGTGCCCACTGCCCAGGGACAGCCCAGTGGTGGAGGCGTTTGGGGGCTgcgcccccccagcccatcccTAACCAGGCAGCTGCCGCAGAGCCCCGGGCAGCATCGCAGACCAGCCGGGTGCCGAGCGCGCAGCCCGTCCGCAACACCACCGGGCTTTTTCTGCGGCCCCTCCCCCCTCGTCGGCCCCTATGGGCAGCAGGAGCCAAGGCTCCCCCTGCTGGGTGGGTGGGAAAGCATAGGTAGCATCGCTGAGGTCAGCGACAGCGAGAGCGATCTGCTGGCGTACCATCAGCGGCAACGTGATGAGCGACTCCAAGAGCAGGAGGCGGAGAGGCTG GAACGCCAGCGTCTTGAGACTATCCTGAACCTGTGTGCTGAGTACAACAAGGGAGATCTGGGTGTAGCTGAGGCCGTGAAAGCAGGCTTTCCATTCGTTGGTCTGGGTGGGGCCTGCGGCAGGGGGCCTTGCGTGGATGTGGGGGACGGTGTGGAGCAAACGCAGCCAGAGAGCGATGAGGAGAACCTCAGGGAGGAGAGCAGCAGCACAGAAAGCACCCACCAAGAGGTGAAGCCCCCA TGCGAGGACCCACTGGAATCTGGGTCCCCGGAGTTGGGAGACCTAGAAGAAGAACGGCTGCGAGTCCTGGCCCAAGTGGACAAGCTGAAGAACAGAGTTACGGAACTGGAGAAGCAGCTGCAGGAGTCCCAGGAGGAG GCAGATCTGGAGCAGGCGCTGCTGCAGAGGGAGCGGCAGGGGGAGCTAGAGCGGGCAGAAGCAGAGGCACAGGCCATCGCACAGCTGCAGCGCAGGCTGAGCGAGTTGGACGGCGCCATCCAGGGCGAGAAAGAGAAGGTACCATGCCGTTTACATAGCATGGATGCCAGGGCGCAGAAACGTTACGATCCAGGTGAATCCTGGGGGGtggatgttttgttttgtcaggGAAGGGCGAGTGTCGGATCAGATCGGCGGGCACTGGACAGTCTGCGTGGGGGCttggaggagctgcagagtcAGCTGCACGGGTGCCCCGAGTCCCTGAGAGAGCAGTTGCAGGAGCGACTGAAGCGG GAGTCGGAGCTCCTGGACTTGGAGACCAAGCGTTTTGAGGACCTGGAATTCCAGCAGCTGGAGAAGGAGAGCAGCCTGGAGGACGAGCGGGAAACTCTGAGTCAAAAGCTGCTGCAGGAGCAGGCCGGGTACCAGAGCAGCTTGGCCCACAGAAAG GAGAAAGTGGCGGCACTGGAGAGCCGGGCCAGCAGCCTTGGACTGGAGGTGGCCCAGGAGTGTGAGAGGCTCAGCCGGGAGCGGGACCATACCCTCCAGCTACTGGACAAG GAGAAGGAGAGGCTCTCTAGCCTGGAGAAAAGGTGCCTGAGTCTCAACGGAGGGACAAATTTCTCTAAATGTTCCCCTACCAAGAATGAG GTGTATCAAGGGCAGACAGGGTCTTCAGTGCAATACAACGCAGCCACTCTGGGACGTAACCGTACAACTAAG AGCCCCCTGGTGGCCTCTAGCAACACTGGCAGCCTTCCACGAAACCTGGCCGTTACCCTGCAAGGTATCGAGGCCAAGAGGCAGCTGGCCTTACAGCAGAAAG GGCAGCAGGTGATCGAGGAGCAGCGGCGGCGGCTGGCTGAGCTGAGGGAGCGTGCCGCGCTGGAAGCACAGTGCCAGTGGGAGGCGCTGCGCGGGTCACAGTCCCGGCTTGACGCCCCTCCCCTGCTGCCTGGGCCTGCTGGGATACATCACTCTATCCTGCACCACCGGCGCCCCTCAATGGGAGAGAGGCCATACGACACGGTGAGCCTGGAGAGCTCCGACAGCCTGGACACCAGCATCTCCACTGGTGACAGCTCCTTTCCCCCAGACACTTTCTCCAG TGCCAGCGTGATGGACACCCTGCGGATGGAGGAGATGGAGAGGCTGCTACGAGAGGCCCAGCTCGAGAAGGCCAGGCTCATTGAGAGCCAG GTGAGGGAGAGCCAAGCCAGGAGTGAGCTGCTGGAGGAGGAGCGCAGGAAGCGGGAGGAGGCAGAGAGGAGGCTAGAGGAGGAGATGATGTTGAGACAGCAGCTAGTGGAGAAGGAGGTGAAGATGAGGGCCAGGAACCTGTCTCAG GCGCGTCCCATGACCCGCTACCTGCCCAACCGCAAGGAGGAATTTGACCTGCGCTTGCACATCGAGTCCGCCGGCCATAACCTCACCGGCTGCTATGACTTGATGCTCACCGAGAAGATGTGCAAGGGCTACCTGGTCAAGATGGGAGGCAAAATCAAGTCGTGGAAGAAGCGCTGGTTTGTCTTTGACCGCATGAGGAGGACCTTCTCCTATTATGTGG ACAAGCACGAGAGCAAACTAAAGGGAGTCATTTACTTTCAAGCCATCGAGGAAGTCTATTACGACCACCTACGCAGCGCGACCAAG AAAGGACTTTTCAACCTGAATTTTGCCAATGTATGTATCACAGCCCAG AGCCCGAATCCTGCACTGACCTTTTGTGTGAAGACGCATGACCGGCTCTACTACATGGTGGCTCCATCCTCGGAGGCCATGCGCATCTGGATGGACGTCATAGTAACGGGTGCAGAAGGGTACACACAGTTCATGACCTGA